DNA sequence from the Falco peregrinus isolate bFalPer1 chromosome 1, bFalPer1.pri, whole genome shotgun sequence genome:
TGGTGACCTCAGTGCTCCTTGCTGCAACTATAATTCAACCTAGAAAACTGAATCGCAGTGtttcacatcaaagccaaaggCATTTTGCACGGAGGtcacagcttctgctttctcatGAACTGTGTGCTTTCCTTTCACCAGCTGGGCCATCAGGGGTATGAGAAAACCTCTGCGATGGTGATACCCTTTAGCAGTGGTTGATGGAAGATGACAGTACTGTTCCTTTCACCTGGCGAATGGGACAGGACTTCCCATCAGTAGTAATCACTGAAGTGCCGCATCAGCCACTTCTAACCATAGGAATAAAGACATTGTCTCCTTTTGGACATCTCTAGCGCTAATGTTAAACAGACAGGTGGGAAGAGATCCTAGCTTTCTAATTAGAGATAATGCCTGCTAAACAGATCTGGGCTGTGGGTCCAAGCAAACCCTCGGATTAAGCGCCTGAAAAAAGTTCAACCAAGTCtcagcttgtttttctgttttctcagcatTCATTGCATTTTCATCCATGCCAGAACTGGctcagaaaatcaaaatgttttttgccCTGGCTCCAGTAGTGACACTCAAGCATGCTAAAAGTCCCATCATGAAAATATCCTTCCTCCTGGACAGGCGGTTCAAGATGCTTCAGGTAGGGCATTACTCCATGCTCCCCTCTCCCGAACACCAGCGCTAGAAAAGGGATTGTGCCTAGGCAGTCTCCACGGTTATCcagtgcagaagaaaacagtttaattcCTACTGATTTATAAACACAGACACGATTCAGGTGCAAATCAGTCCTGCATGGTCACTTTGTGGAGTGCatgcctgccttccctccatAGGACCTTCAGGTGTTGAAACTGGTCTTCCTATGGGGGCACTTGTTGAACCCTCAGGCAGACCACCTGGGCAAGAGCAGCTTTACTGTGTTGATTTTAACAACAGTGAAAAACTAATCCAGTACCTGGGGGACgtggaggaaaggaagagagtCCCAAATATTGATTTCCCTGGAGTGCACTCAGTCAGCATTGCCTCCTGCAGGGAGCTGTACACATCTCAGTGGGACAGGAGGGCAAAGAAGCAGCAGGTTTGATTCCTGTGGGCACTCTGTGCTGCACGTCCCCTCACTGCCCAGCTGGTGGGACAATCCACAGGGACACCGGCTGGCAGTGGGTCAGGGGAGACAGTCCGAGGGCTaggctgcaggaagggaaacACACGAAATCAACCTTGccctttgcttttgcagcttCTGCTAGGCAGAACGGACGCTTCACTGCGGATAAGGAAGCTGTGGAGGTTTCTCCCCCAGCTGTGCAGGCACCCGCTACTGCACAAGCCCTGTGCCAACCTCTTCTTTCTGCTGGGAGGCTACAATGAGAAGAACCTCAACATGGTGGGTGCGCTGCCCCACATGGGGGTAAGGGAGCCAGAGCCCCAGGGTGCACCTTTTGggagcacccagcagcacccgcTGGCTCTGCCaacccctctgcctgctgcctgccccttctctGCCAAACACCCTGCCCAGCTGGCTATGGCCGCTCGTCCCCCGTGCTCACGGGCAAGCAGATGCTGCAATGGCAACATGTGTCCCTCTGCCAGATCCTTCTCTCACTGCTTATCTTCCCCAGACAGGGAAAGTCCCCAGGGTCTGGTAAGTGAATGTCAGTGGCCAGGTGGCACTTGATAGCATCTCTGAGTAAGGGTTGTCTGTCACCAAGACCAGCTGTACCTcccaccagcatccctggggtgcagcccctgctcctACCCACCCTACATAAAGTCTGCTGAAGCAGCATCTGGGTGATCACAGGTAGTCACCAAGGTCTTGAGTACAGTCCCTGAGCACAGTCCCTGAGCCCAGATGAAGTATCTCCGGAAGCTAGGGGTACCTCATCCTTCGTCACCTTTCTTCTCCAGGAGCTGTCTCAAAGcaattgatttttaatgaaaattgtaCTCCTGAAACTGACCCAACTCTCTAGACAGCGTGACCCAGCAGTGGCTGTTTTGGGAAATGCATCAtctggcagctgctgtcctCACTCCTATCCATTGGAAAGCTGTAACGGTTTGAATATGTTTCCTTGCAGACGCGGCTGGATGTGTACACATCCCACTATCCAGACGGGACATCTGTCAAAACCTTGATGCATTGGGGCCAGGTAGGCTCCCTGAAACACAGATGCTTCACCCCTGGGTTGGTCCCTTCACTGAGTCTGGTGTGTCCAGGGCAGATGTGAGACTTTCGGGCTCTCAGGCCTTAGCAGCTTGTGAGAAAGTAAAAGCCAGAAATTAGTGTACAGAAGAGGCACTGGATGCAGGATGAGCTGCAGGGGTgtgtgccctgggctgtgccagaCTGGGAGGCCACAGCTGGATGTTCAGACCAGTTTGGGGACCCCAGGGATCCCCAAAGCAGAGTGATCCCGGGGACACCATGGTGATGGTAGGTGGAAGTGAGGGcatatgaggagaggctgggtgAGCTGGGCTTGCTCACCTGGAGATGAGGCAATGAAGGGGGATCCAATGGCAACTCCTTGCCAAACTGGAGGCACCAGGGCCAGACTCTGCCAGTCTGAGTaacctcctgcagctgcagcattgGCCCTGCTGGTAACAGGGTCAGGCTGGAGATCCCTaccctgctgcctccttgcAGAGCCAAATTATAGgtaatgaggaaagaaaaaagatctttttaatCAATGCAACTATCGTGCAGCTATCTGAGCTTTCACCCCCAGTATAGAAGCAACTCCTAAAATAACTGGGCTCATGATGCCTCTATACTCTGAGCCCAGAGTGTCATGAGCAGGTAAGGATGCTCTGGTTGTTGAAGGAAAACTTGCCAACGTGaagtcctgcagcagcatcctgcacaCACAGGTGGTGGTGAGCAGGTTTTCAGAGGCAGGAGTGTTGCAAAGGGGCAGCCAAGGAGTCACATGCAACACCTTGGTTTGTCAACTCATAGCTAGGGACAGGCACGGAGCTGGAGATCAGAGTATCACCCTGTTAAAAAAGGTGGAAAGTCTGGCTTTGTGGAGatgccacctcctcctgcaaTGTCACATGCGAGCACCCTGTCATGATGTGGTCCTTTGAGGAGGCCAGGAGATGCCAGACCCTCATAGTGGCACTTGCTGGGCTCTCACCACAGATCTGTCCTCTCCTCCCAGGTGATAAAATCGGGACAATTCAAAGCCTTTGACTATGGCAGCAAAAACCCAGCCATATACCACCAGGtaggaagctgcagcagcagtgctggcagctggagatgCCAAGGGACTGTCCTGGGTGGTGTGGGGATGGGGTGGCTTGCAGGTGTTGACCACAATGGCAATTCCTCAGAGTCTCCTGTGTCCCTCCAGGAGACACCTCCCCTCTACCGGGTGGAGGAGATGCCTGTGCCCACCGCCGTGTGGTCAGGGGGAGAAGACTGGACAGCTGACTGGAGGGATgtcctcctgctgcttccccgCATCACCCACATTGTCACCTACAGCCACATCCCTGACTGGAACCACTGGGACTTCATCTGGGGCTTGGACGCCCCTGGGCGCCTCTATAGCAGCATCCTGGAGCTGATGGAGGGGTCCCAGTAGAGCAGCAGCTCCCTAGGGAGATGCCTGGCCCCTCTCCCTCAGCCACGACAGTGCAAGGAGGCAGTGGGACATCCCCTGCTGTCCCCTTCTTCCTGCTGGCCTGACATACTTGTGGTGATGGTGCTTCCCACGCATCCCTTAGTCATCAGTGTTTGTCCTCCTTGCTTGAGAGCTCCTCAAGGACCAGTAGCACTTTGCAGGCAGGGCAGCGTGGGGATCAGCCaaggtgctggggcaggcaggagccactGGCAAGGCAGCCCCCCTGGGAGGGCCCCAGGGGGATCGTGAAACTGCATCCTGGGCTGTGTGAGGGGGATGCTGTGACCCCGCTGTGACCCCCTGGTGACTGCCCAGTGGGTCAGGGATCAGAGCACCCAACCCACAAGGAGATGGGAGAGAGCTGGGCATGTTGGGTCTGGCcgtggggaggcaggggtgTTTGAGAGCAGCCCCTGATCGCAGCACAGGAGTGATGGAGGGGAAGGAATCGATGAGGCCAAACCCTTCTGGGCGGCAACAGGCAATGCAACaaggggctccagccccagatTGCAACTCAGGGCGGTTCAGGCTGGATATGGGGAACCCTTCTTCCCCCAGACAGAtccccagggaggtggagggTCTCCATCTGGAGGGGTTCAGGGCTCAACTGGGCCAAGCCAGGCACTTGCCTGCACTGTTTGGTCCTGGGGCTGAGTAGCCAGAGgttcctggggatggctgcgTGGCTCAACACCGACATGCCAGGAATGCTCGTCTTCCATCCCTGGGAGCCACGACCTCAAATGCTCCGGGGCCAGGATGCAGGGCCACCGTCCCCCTACaaagctgctgccaggctggtcCCCCGTGGTggtgcacagcccctgctccatgGTCCCACCCTGCTGCTTGTTGGAAAACTGGAGGCGGGGAAAATCCCTCCATAATAAAAGCTCAAAGGTGATTTTAGGAGCGGGGATTCCGGAAGCCTGTACCACAGCTCTCCCCTGCCTCTTCCTTGCACGCAAACACTTTCCGGGGGAGCTGCCCGTGCCCGGGGCCAGCCGGGAGCACCCCGGCACCCACCCACGCCCCACCACCGCCGGGGTGGGCAGCAGGCGGGGGCACCCCCTGGGCAGCACCGGCGCAGGAACGACGGCTGGAAAGAACCACCGGGCAGCCTCGGGGACGGAGAGCTTTATTCCTGTCCAGGGCGGCTCGGCCATCACCGGCCACGCGGGagcgccggggccggcggccctggagggcagctgcctgcgTGACCGCTGCCCGCACCCGCAGCGCTCCCCGCTGCCGCCGGGCTGCGCACGGCCAGCGCAGCGCGCTCCCGGCCCGCTGTCGGCACCCCGAGaccccccggccgcggccccaGGCGGCTCACGGGGGACGAGGGGGGTGAGGTGGTCCCGGGGCTGCCCCACACCCCAGCAAGGGCCCCCCCACCTGCGAAGCCAGCCGGCTGTTGGCCCCACTCCCTGAAGACATCGCCCGCCGCGAGAAGAGACCCCGCCGGCGATCGCCCCCGGCTCCCGCTCCTGCCGAGTCGCGGCGGGGCTGAGCCGGGGCggagccggggcggggcggagccggggcggggccgagccggggcggggccgggctgagccggggcggggccggggcggggctgagccggggcggggcgagccggggccgggcgccatggagggcggcgggcggcgggtgGTGGCGGtgggcgcggggctggcggggctgggggcggcgcAGCGGCTCCGCGGGCACGGCTCCCTCCGCCTGCTGGAGGCAGCGCCCCGCGCCGGGGGCCGCGTCTGCACCCGCCCCTTCGGTACGGGGGAGGCCCGGGGGCCAGGGCCGGGCAAGGGGGGTGGCACCGGCATGGGGACGGGTCTGGCTCGGGGAGAAGGGGACGCTGCACCGGGGAACGGATCCGGTCTCGGGGGTGGCTTTACCAGGCAGGGCCGGGGATGGAGGAACTGCACCTGACCCCCCGCTGTGGGGCCGGTCCTGAGCGGGATGGACTCGGGGCTGAGGGTGTCCGATGGCACAGGGGCGACTGGGGCAGCggaggggctgctggctccagctgtTTAGGGGGCCACATGGGGCTGAGGGTCCTGCTGATACCCGGGGGGTCCTGCCATATGTATGCCTTGGGGtgacacccacccacccccttccTACAGCACTGGGGCTGGTGGAGATGGGGGCGCAGTGGATCCACGGCCCCTCACCAGGGAACCCCGTCTTCCGCCTGGCCACCCACTATGGCCTGCTGGGCCCAGAGGCTGCCCGGGAGGAGAAccagcaggcagaggtgggggGCCACCCCCCACTTCCCTCCATCACCTACTGCAGCTTGGGGAGGGCGCTGAGCCCCCAGGTGGTAAGTGAAGCCCATGACCTATTCGACACCCTCCTGGCCTCCGCCCGCGCTTTCTGGGGGACCAAGGagccaccagtgcccagtgtgGGACAGTACCTGCGGGAGGAGATTGCCCGGAGAGTCCCCACATGGGGGGGCGGTGAGGAGGATGCCCAGCAGCTCCGGCTGGCAGTTCTTGCCACCTGCCTCAAGCTGGAGTGTTGCATCAGTGGGACCCACAGCATGGACCTGGTGGCCCTGGAGCCCTTTGGGGAGTATGTCTCCCTGCCCGGCCTGGACTGCACCTTCCCAGGGTAAGCATGGGGCTCTGGAGGGCGATGCAGAAGAGCATTTCAGGGGGCACCCCGTCCCCAATGGCACCTCTTCCTGCAGCGGCTACAGCAGTTTGCCCAATTGCATGCTCTCAGCACTGCCGGAGGGCACTGTCCTACTCAACAAGGCTGTGAGGACCATCCGGTGGCAAGGGTCCTTCCGCGAGGAAGGGGATGATGCCAGGGATTTCCCTGTTCGGGTGGAGTGTGAGGATGGAGACAGTTTCCTTGCTGACCACGTTATTGTCACTGTCCCGCTAGGTGAGTTCACCAACAACCTTTCCttgccctgcctgtcccctccaACCAGCTGGCATTGTTGGAGAAGGGCAGATGGAGGGCAAGGACTTGCCCAAACTTCTTCCCAGCCTCACCTCTCCCACcgtggggagaggggaggctggGAAGAGGGTTGGGGAGAGGAAAGTATCTCAGACCCAGTTTAGGAGCCAAATAAACAAAGCTGCCCCATCTTCTGCCTGCAGGTTTTCTCAAGGAACACCACCAGGACTTCTtccagcctcccctgcctgAGTGGAAAACAGAAGCCATTCGCCACCTGGGTTTTGGCGTCAACAACAAGATCTTGCTGGAGTTTGAGCAGCCTTTCTGGGAACCCCAGCAGCAGTTTATTGAATTGGTGTGGGAGGATGAGTCACCCCTTGAGAAGCCCAGCACTGACCTGGAGGCCAGCTGGTTCAAGAAGCTCACTGGATTTGTGGTCCTCCAGCCACCGGAGCAGTACGTGATGGGGAGCATCAGCAAAGGGGCATCGTGGCTGGGAGGTTTGGGCATCTTCTGGGCAAAGTGAAGAAGCATCTTAGTCCTGCCTGGAGCTTCCAAGACCTTCTCTAGGTTGCTGGTGGTCCGTGATGCAGTAGTGCTCCAAGGGCAGGGAGGGCACGGTTCCTggtgagcagcaggagggcaaTAGGCAGTTCTTGGCCTCGTCTTTCCTCCCCAGGCATGGGCACGTCCTTTGCGGTTTCATTGCGGGGAAGGAGTCTGAGCACATGGAGACACTGAGTGATGCAGAGGTTCTCAGCACCATGACACGCGTCCTCCGCACACTAACAGGTACTATCGCCTCCTCTGCCCTCATCACCCCAACCCCCCTGGGGAAACATGCACCCAGATTTCTGGATCCCCCACCCAAAACATGCACCTGCAGGGAATCCACACCTGCCCGCTCCCAGGAGTGTGCTCAGGTCCCAGTGGTACAGCGCTCCCTACACCCGGGGCTCCTACAGCTACGTGGCCGTTGGCAGCTCAGGGGATGACATCGATGTGCTGGCTCAGCCTCTGCCCGAGGACCCTGAGGACCCCAGGGTAATTGCTTTAAGCCTGGGGGATGCAGTGACTGTGGGGGAAACGGGACCTCCCAGGTTTGGGCACAGACAGACCCAGGTGGGAACAGGGCACCCCAGGCCTTGAGGAGCACAGGGAGGTGGCATTCCTCACTCCCACTCTATTCGGGGGTCACCAACCAACCCTGCTTGGCTCTTCCCACTGAGAtccatggggatgggggggaacCCCATTTCCATAAAATCTGGGGACACATAGCTCCTTCCAGCCATTTTCCAACACCCTCGTGCCATGGGGTGGGTCAGTAAGGAAGGGAAGGTGCCCATTCCTCGGTCCCGACATGGCAGCAGAGCGGGTCATGCATCGATGGGGTGCCAaagggcagggagatggggCTGGTTTAGTACAACCCAGTGTCcccgctgggctggggggaggtggcaggCCCCCAGTGCTCACCTCCCACCCTGCCACAGCCTCTGCAACTCCTCTTCGCCGGCGAAGCCACCCACCGCACCTTCTACTCCACCACCCACGGGGCCCTGCTGTCGGGCTGGCGAGAGGCCGAGCGGCTCAACCAATTCTTCGAGGCACCCAGCCCCACTCCTCGGCTCTgaggcaggaaaataaaacccgTGTTTCGCGGGCCGCTGCCGGCCAGCCTCCTTTATTGAGAAAGCTCCCCGGCGGTGGGATGCAGAGCCTTCTCTCTCAGCGCGGGGGGGGATGGATGCGGCTCCTCGGCTCGGGTCAGAGGCTGCGGCGTTAGTACCAGTTGGTGCTGGAGATCAGGAAGCGGGTGTCATCCAGCGGGGCCTGCGTCGGGCCTGGCTCCGGGGCGGGCTGAGGAGctgggggcggctggggggtCGGTTGGGGACCAGGCCCCGCGGCACCGGGGGTGCTAGGCCCCGCGGCACGGGGGGTGCCGGGCCccgcggggggcgcgggggcgcgCCCCCCGCGGGGCCCGGCACCCCCCGTGCCGCCAGGACCCACCGTCGGCCCCCTCGTAGGCTCCGCCATGGCGCTGAGGAGGCCGCACCCCTCAGCGTCGCGTATCCGGCTCCCCCGCGCGTCGCGCTGGATGTGACGCAGCCGAAGGGGCGCTGCCGCCATGAGAGGATGGGCGGGAGCGCTGCGGGCGGCCGCATCCGTGTCGGTGCCCGGCAAGTTCAGGGAGCGTTTCGATTTCGGCGGCCGCGATGTGGCCTCTTGGTTCCCAGGGCACATGGCGAAAGGTGAGGGGTGGGAGTGGGGCGGGCTGGCCCTCCCCCTGCCGCCGCGCTCACCCGGCGCTGTGTTGCAGGCCTGCGGAAGATGCGGGCCTCGCTGCGGCAGGCCGACTGCCTCATCGAGGTGCACGACGCTCGCATATCCTCCAGTACGGCTTctcaccccccgcccccgggtGTCCCCCGGGGCAGCAGGACCCCGCCCCCTGCACCGGTGTGTCCGTCACTTCACCCGCGCCTCCGTGCCCCAGCTGTCCTGTCTCCCACCAGGCCTGTCCCGTACCCCTTTCCAGCTCCACACCGGCCCCCCCAACTCCCCGATaccctgccccaccccccactggTCCGCCCAGTACCTGCTCCCATGCCAGCACACCGTCACTTTCCTTAGTGGCAATTACCTCCCACTGTCGGGCCGTAACCCCATGCTGCATGAGGCGCTGGGCATCCGCCCGCACATCCTAGTGCTGAACAAGATGGACCTGGCTGATCCCCACCGGCAGCCGGTGAGCACCGGGACACGGCGGgcgggctggctggctgggggtCCGTGGGTTGCTGCGGGCAGGTGCCAGCAGTGCCTCTGCCTGTCCCCTTCAGACAGTCTTGGAGTACCTGAAGCAGCAGGGATGCTCACACGTTGTCTTCACTGACTGCCAGCACGATAGCAACGTCAAGAAGGTAATGGGCCAGTAGCCCTGCtccttgctgccagcagctgagggcCATGCGCTGATATCCCAGCCCCATGCAGAGGCCTCAGTGCCCCACTGTGAGGTGGTGGCACTGGTGTCCAGACCAGTCTTCACTTCCAGCTTACCCAAGGCGCCCCATCTTTTGCTTTGCCCTCATTTTGTGCATCCTCCTGGCACGGTGTCCTCTGAGCGAGTGGCTGCTACCAACTTGGGCGCAGAGCCACAGTTACAGCCCTTCTCCGTGTTTCTCTGCAGATTGTTCCCCTGGTTGCCAAGCTGGTGAGCAACAACCCACGCTACCACAGGGCCGAGGTGAGATGCAGCAGTGAGAGTGACAGTGCATGAACAAGGAGTCAGGGTGGCCATCTGCAGGTCACCCCCTCTCCAGCTGAAGGGACGAGGCTGCTCACACACATACCCAAAGCGCTGGCAAAGACTGGGTTGTTTTAGTGGTGCAGCTGACCGTTGCTCCTGGGGTGGGTGGCCGGCCAATAActagctgctttctgcctgTATCGTCCTCACTTCCAGAGCACTGAGTACAGCATCCTGGTGATCGGCGTGCCTAACGTGGGCAAGTCCTCACTCAT
Encoded proteins:
- the LOC101911654 gene encoding lipase member M-like gives rise to the protein MWLFIAILFLTQAPVNSEDATKQKKAINPETFMNVSQIICHRGYLSEEYEVLTHDGYYVTLNRIPHGRENPRNRGDKPVVFLQHGLLGEGSHWVENLANNSLGFILADSGYDVWLGNSRGTRWSRRHQHLSADQVEFWDFSFHEMAMYDLPAMIQFVLQKTGQKQIYYVGHSQGCTIAFIAFSSMPELAQKIKMFFALAPVVTLKHAKSPIMKISFLLDRRFKMLQLLLGRTDASLRIRKLWRFLPQLCRHPLLHKPCANLFFLLGGYNEKNLNMTRLDVYTSHYPDGTSVKTLMHWGQVIKSGQFKAFDYGSKNPAIYHQETPPLYRVEEMPVPTAVWSGGEDWTADWRDVLLLLPRITHIVTYSHIPDWNHWDFIWGLDAPGRLYSSILELMEGSQ
- the MTG1 gene encoding mitochondrial ribosome-associated GTPase 1, producing MRGWAGALRAAASVSVPGKFRERFDFGGRDVASWFPGHMAKGLRKMRASLRQADCLIEVHDARLPLSGRNPMLHEALGIRPHILVLNKMDLADPHRQPTVLEYLKQQGCSHVVFTDCQHDSNVKKIVPLVAKLVSNNPRYHRAESTEYSILVIGVPNVGKSSLINSLRRLHLKKGKATAVGGEPGITKAVLTRIQVCEKPLMYLVDTPGVLPPKLGDVETGMKLALCGAIRDHLVGEDIMADYLLYTLNKWQQFGYVQRYGLAEACDNIELVLRRVALAQGRTQKVKVLTGTGNVNMTTLNYSAAAYEFLRDFRAGHLGRVTLD
- the PAOX gene encoding peroxisomal N(1)-acetyl-spermine/spermidine oxidase; the protein is MEGGGRRVVAVGAGLAGLGAAQRLRGHGSLRLLEAAPRAGGRVCTRPFALGLVEMGAQWIHGPSPGNPVFRLATHYGLLGPEAAREENQQAEVGGHPPLPSITYCSLGRALSPQVVSEAHDLFDTLLASARAFWGTKEPPVPSVGQYLREEIARRVPTWGGGEEDAQQLRLAVLATCLKLECCISGTHSMDLVALEPFGEYVSLPGLDCTFPGGYSSLPNCMLSALPEGTVLLNKAVRTIRWQGSFREEGDDARDFPVRVECEDGDSFLADHVIVTVPLGFLKEHHQDFFQPPLPEWKTEAIRHLGFGVNNKILLEFEQPFWEPQQQFIELVWEDESPLEKPSTDLEASWFKKLTGFVVLQPPEQHGHVLCGFIAGKESEHMETLSDAEVLSTMTRVLRTLTGNPHLPAPRSVLRSQWYSAPYTRGSYSYVAVGSSGDDIDVLAQPLPEDPEDPRPLQLLFAGEATHRTFYSTTHGALLSGWREAERLNQFFEAPSPTPRL